In Lampris incognitus isolate fLamInc1 chromosome 13, fLamInc1.hap2, whole genome shotgun sequence, the genomic stretch gggggtgcgTTTAAAGGCTGGGATGACATCACCGCCGTCTTTATGTCGGGCCTTTGTTTAGCCGCGTGCTGTTTCTAGCCACGCCCTCCCGTCCGCGTGGCATAAAAGGCAGACCGGCTTCCACggcatcgcacacacacacacacatacgcacgcaggTGCAGCAGCGCAGCCGGCCCCGCCCCTTTCACGCCGCAGGAGAATGCGCGCGGCGCTGCCCGGCGCACCGCCGTCTCGTGTCGTCTCGCTCCGCGCTCGGGCGACGTCCTCGCGCCGTGACCGCGCTCCTCCGTTCCCAGAATGCCTTTCCCGCCGATTCACCTCCACCAGCGGCTCTCCTCCCCCGGCAGGGAGCTCTTCGGGAAGAAGAAAGCCGGCGCGGCGCCCCCGCCGCCCGGCACATCCGGCGAGGAGAAGGAGCGCGACAGGGAGAAGTTCCCCGCGTCCTGGACCTCGGCGAATCTGAGGAACCTGGGCCGGAAGCCCAAACCGCCGAAAGCCAAGAGCCCCGTCCGCCGGCTGTCGGCCGGCCAGGACGCTCCGCGGCAGGACGAGGCGCGCCGGCCGGCGGCGCCCAAGGCGCGCTCCAACTCCGCGGAGTCCGCCTCCCGCCGGGGCAGCAAGCAGTCGTCCCGCAGCTCCCTGGGCAGAGACGAGGCGGAGAAGGAGGCGCGGTTCACCCTGAGTCTCACGCCCGAGGCCATCCTCGTCATCCAGAAGCGCAACCTGGAGAAGCAGATGCTGGCCCGGCAGCAGAAGTGCTGCGCGTCGGCGGACTTCCGGCACAGGCGCGTGTTTCCGTCCAGGAAGGCGCACGCCGGCGCCAGGGGCGGCGCGCCGGCCGCCAGGCCGGAGGAGGCCGGCCAGCAGGACATCACCGCCATCGTGAAGATCTCCTTGCTGAACGACCAGTACAAGTACGACGACGTGGAGTACGAGGAGGAGGACGCCGACGTGGACGAGACGGTTGTGCGCAAGTGCAAGGAGTGGCTGCGGGGCGTCGAGAGCGCGGCCGCCTTCGGCAGAGTGGACAGACTCGCTGCCCTGTCGCACCTCAAAGGCTGCTGATGACGCCGGACTCCGGGTCGGACCTCCTTTCCTGTGCCGTGTGCCCGGAGCCAAAGCGGCGACAGCCCCGGGAGGGCACTTAACGcctctgcttcctcctcctcctcctccacacatgttgttTTGCGAGTGTATAGCCTATGTAATGTCtacattatatatgtatatatgtatgtatagattTTGTCCCTTTTGCACATGATGTCGCCTCGGACCCGGGCGCCCGTGTGAAGGAATGTGTCGTTAACCCCGCCCGCTCCCTTTTGTGTCCGTAAACGGGGTGGTTGTCACGGCAACGGGGTTTACGCGCCGTCCCCTTGGAGACCGAATCCGACTTGTTGCCCGCTCCTATCAGGggcgcttgttttgtttttttacatcttttgtatagaggggggggggttaactgtTTAATATGTACAGTAGGCTCTTTAATATTTGTACCGTCTAATGTTTGGAAGTAAAACGTTTCCCGTCTACACCGGCGTGAACGACCcttcaaaccccccccctccctcctcctttaAAGAGGGGTTCTGCTTGGCAGGAGCGCAGACCACCGCTCATCTGGTCCCGTCACCGGGGGGAGCCTGCAGGGACCCTCCGCTGCCGCCAGGGTCGCTGCAGCTGCCGGGGCATTAGCCGCTATAAGCGCTTGACTCTAGGTCCCTATCTCTTGTCTTGTGTCGTGTCTCTATGTGCCTttttacggtgtgtgtgtgtgtgtgtggcaggagtCCACGTGTTTTGGTTTTTATACATGCACCGGAAATTAAAACTCCTAATCCGTCCAGCTCGACCCGCGAGCAGCCAGAGCCTCTTTGTTTTCCGTCCGCAGTGACGCGCTGGCTTCAGAATACACAGCAGTGATGAATGACTGTCActatgtgggggggggtttatctTACGTCATCTTAGTTTTAAGGAAGTACGGATGGATGTATGTACTTTACTTTTCCATGCAGTGGGCCACATCTGTTGCACTGACCATTAAACCGAACCATATGAAAGGTATTCGAAGGAAACAACAGGGCTGCCGCAGGCCCTGCTCCTAACTGACCTCTCTCATTGGGGGACAttttattagtgtgtgtgtgtgtgtgtgtgtgtgtgtgtgtgtgacctgatATAGCGCTGTGTTGGCGATGTTCCCATGGCATCATAATTAGCTAATGTTGCTCCGGGACCATCATTACAATAGTCCAATCACGTTGTTGTGAAGGCCTAAATTTAACCCTAACCTCaatttaaccctaaccttaatctaacacttaccttgaccgatagctaaccttagctTAACGgatagctaacccacaacctaatcccacaagcattttgtgtgtgtggggggggggggtgagtgggtgggtgtaCACTCGTTTTTCTTACCCAATGGGGCCCAAATGGCccctttaggatagaaaaaccagaaaccacctaccttgtgggtcCATTTTATTGGGCCCCTCAAGacaaagggtctattttagggttaggacttggttttagggttaaggtcagaattagggTTATGTTATGGTTAGTGTAAGGGTTAAGtctaggcatgtagtttgtggggttaagggttagggaagGGATTTCAATGAATggcagtcaatgagggggccccacaaggatAGAGAAatatagaatgtgtgtgtgtgtggggggggggtcaaccctGTTATATTGTTCTCTGTAACTTGGTGACCAGTGTCTTACTGGGAGAAGAGTGTTGTACACAGCAGCCGTTGCTGAGTGGCAAGGCACACACTGAGAAGGCCGGGTACAGGTGCAGGGCTCACACATCGACAGCGGGTAAGCCATTTTGAAAAATCTCCAACATGGGCCTCTACTTTCTTAGAGTTTTGTTTTCAACTCTGGTTCAGGATGGCACAAATAGGGCTTccatcactgtttttttttctgttgtgcaAAAATGTTCAATGCCTATATTAATCAGGTTGACTATGTAAGTTTAGCAAAATGACAGCGATCACCTAGGATGCACTGGTTACGTGACTTCTGTTCCCTGGAGGCTGCTTTTATAATGGAATCGGTACGACGTCAAAGTGTAGAGGCATTCGCCAATCAAGCACACTACCCTCCATCTTGGGTACATACTCATCACCTGTTGTTCTCAGAAAGGTATCTAAAATAACGCCAATTTATTAAGCGTGCAGAGCCGCACACTCTTTTCGCTGCTTGATCACACTGAATTGTCTCATTATTACTACGTCAGGTCTCAGATATGCATCCTGGTGCTAGTGGTGTCTACATCTGTGCTCTGTGACGTtacatgtttgtcacatgtgacgTCACTCTATGAGACGGCCGCAGTGAGATCAGCCGTCTGGGACTGATGACCTCATCTAGTGTCACAAAGAGGTTCTGTTGGGCCGGGACGCTGGCTGTGTTTGTACCAAGACCCCCTCAGTCCCCCCTAGCACCTGGGATGATATTATCTCCTGCTGTCGTGAGCACAACACTGTTGTGTTTGTATAAATTGCggcattgttgtttttttccccccttcaaaTTAACAGTATTCATCACTGTGGGATTCAGGCAGACAT encodes the following:
- the prr18 gene encoding proline-rich protein 18 translates to MPFPPIHLHQRLSSPGRELFGKKKAGAAPPPPGTSGEEKERDREKFPASWTSANLRNLGRKPKPPKAKSPVRRLSAGQDAPRQDEARRPAAPKARSNSAESASRRGSKQSSRSSLGRDEAEKEARFTLSLTPEAILVIQKRNLEKQMLARQQKCCASADFRHRRVFPSRKAHAGARGGAPAARPEEAGQQDITAIVKISLLNDQYKYDDVEYEEEDADVDETVVRKCKEWLRGVESAAAFGRVDRLAALSHLKGC